The Harpia harpyja isolate bHarHar1 chromosome 10, bHarHar1 primary haplotype, whole genome shotgun sequence genome includes a region encoding these proteins:
- the CUEDC2 gene encoding CUE domain-containing protein 2 isoform X1 — protein MELERIIRDTLTHFIQSHIPAADLSGMDDVFFSYITGVLEELGLPESSEETFDMDTFVEMMEAYIPGFAEIHSGDVCEMMFSLSESLGEARNKEKPGQKAVESGSEAPSEDLTKGQEPEAGACNGERLRTPTDGAGAQEGDDLKDGVELLLEMFPACTVSQAEKALAMALGNLEEAVQLIVEEKVEIGPAGVSMKELARPRRAPNHEELKQVILQKYMMVDSADDQKTHRPAPPKEAPKKLIRYIDNQVVSTKGERYKDIKKPESEEMKKTYISIKPARKYKFH, from the exons TGGGATGGatgatgttttcttctcttaTATCACGGGTGTCCTGGAAGAGCTGGGCTTACCAGAGTCCTCTGAGGAGACTTTTGACATGGACACATTTGTGGAAATGATGGAGGCATATATCCCTGGTTTTGCAGAAATCCACAG TGGGGATGTTTGTGAAATGATGTTCTCCCTCTCAGAAAGTCTTGGTGAAGCTCGCAACAAAG AAAAACCAGGCCAAAAGGCTGTGGAAAGCGGGAGTGAAGCACCCTCTGAAGACCTGACCAAGGGCCAGGAGCCTGAAGCTGGAGCCTGCAACGGGGAAAGGCTGCGCACTCCAACAGATGGAGCTGGGGCCCAG GAAGGCGATGACTTGAAGGATGGGGTAGAGCTGCTACTGGAGATGTTCCCGGCCTGTACTGTGAGCCAGGCAGAGAAGGCACTCGCCATGGCCTTGGGGAACTTGGAGGAGGCAGTGCAGTTAATTGTGGAGGAGAAGGTGGAAATTGGCCCAGCAGGTGTGAGCATGAAG GAACTGGCACGGCCCCGCAGAGCACCCAACCACGAGGAACTAAAACAGGTTATCCTACAGAA ATACATGATGGTGGATAGTGCAGACGATCAGAAAACACATCGGCCAGCTCCACCCAAAGAG GCTCCGAAGAAGTTGATCCGCTATATTGATAACCAGGTGGTGAGTACAAAGGGGGAGAGGTACAAAGACATCAAGAAGCCTGAGAGCGAGGAGATGAAGAAAACCTACATCAGCATCAAACCAGCCAGGAAGTACAAGTTCCACTGA
- the FBXL15 gene encoding F-box/LRR-repeat protein 15 isoform X2 — translation MMSLTPSRGCLLDLPWEDILVPHILCHLPLQQLLSLQRVSKSFQSLIQLYLANMRCFDSSQVGPAIPRAAFVNLLKDNEVLQQLALQNCSDWLTDRELLPVIGQNHHLHQIQLKGCAQLSRHALVAISLSCPNLRRLSLAHCEWVDSLSLRSLADHCKALEAVDLTACRQLKDEAICYLVQKCSRLKSLSLAVNANVGDVAVEEIAKCCPELEHLDLTGCLRVKNDSIRVLAEYCPKLRSLKVKHCHNVAESSLSILRSRGVELDVEPPLQRALVLLQDVVGFAPFINLQI, via the exons ATGATGAGTTTGACCCCCTCCAGGGGATGCCTCCTGGACCTGCCCTGGGAAGACATCTTGGTTCCACATATCCTCTGTCACCTGCCATTGCAGCAGCTCCTGAGCCTGCAGAGGGTCAGCAAGTCGTTCCAGTCTCTCATCCAGCTGTACCTGGCCAACATGCGCTGCTTTGACTCAAGCCAG GTTGGACCTGCCATCCCTCGAGCTGCTTTTGTTAACCTGCTGAAAGACAACGAAGTACTGCAGCAGCTGGCGCTCCAGAACTGCTCCGACTGGCTGACGGACAGGGAGCTGCTCCCGGTCATCGGGCAGAACCACCACCTGCACCAGATCCAGCTAAAGGGCTGTGCTCAGCTCAGCCGCCATGCACTGGTGGCCATCTCGCTGAGCTGCCCCAACCTGCGCCGGCTCTCCCTGGCTCACTGCGAGTGGGTGGACAGCCTGTCCCTGCGCAGCCTGGCTGACCACTGCAAGGCACTGGAGGCTGTAGACCTGACGGCCTGTCGCCAGCTGAAGGACGAGGCCATCTGCTATCTGGTGCAGAAGTGCAGCAGGCTCAAGTCTCTGTCGCTGGCTGTCAATGCCAATGTGGGCGATGTGGCAGTCGAGGAGATTGCTAAGTGCTGCCCTGAGCTGGAGCACCTGGACCTCACTGGGTGTCTGCGAGTCAAGAATGACTCCATCAG GGTCCTGGCTGAGTACTGTCCCAAGCTGCGCTCGCTGAAGGTGAAGCATTGCCACAATGTGGCCGAGTCCAGCCTGAGCATCCTCCGAAGCCGTGGGGTGGAGCTGGATGTGGAGCCTCCGCTGCAGAGGGCTCTCGTTCTCCTGCAGGACGTGGTTGGCTTCGCCCCTTTCATCAACCTCCAGATCTAG
- the FBXL15 gene encoding F-box/LRR-repeat protein 15 isoform X1, with product MERQGEPRRGGRGCLLDLPWEDILVPHILCHLPLQQLLSLQRVSKSFQSLIQLYLANMRCFDSSQVGPAIPRAAFVNLLKDNEVLQQLALQNCSDWLTDRELLPVIGQNHHLHQIQLKGCAQLSRHALVAISLSCPNLRRLSLAHCEWVDSLSLRSLADHCKALEAVDLTACRQLKDEAICYLVQKCSRLKSLSLAVNANVGDVAVEEIAKCCPELEHLDLTGCLRVKNDSIRVLAEYCPKLRSLKVKHCHNVAESSLSILRSRGVELDVEPPLQRALVLLQDVVGFAPFINLQI from the exons ATGGAGCGGCAGGGGGAGCCCCGGCGCGGCGGCAG GGGATGCCTCCTGGACCTGCCCTGGGAAGACATCTTGGTTCCACATATCCTCTGTCACCTGCCATTGCAGCAGCTCCTGAGCCTGCAGAGGGTCAGCAAGTCGTTCCAGTCTCTCATCCAGCTGTACCTGGCCAACATGCGCTGCTTTGACTCAAGCCAG GTTGGACCTGCCATCCCTCGAGCTGCTTTTGTTAACCTGCTGAAAGACAACGAAGTACTGCAGCAGCTGGCGCTCCAGAACTGCTCCGACTGGCTGACGGACAGGGAGCTGCTCCCGGTCATCGGGCAGAACCACCACCTGCACCAGATCCAGCTAAAGGGCTGTGCTCAGCTCAGCCGCCATGCACTGGTGGCCATCTCGCTGAGCTGCCCCAACCTGCGCCGGCTCTCCCTGGCTCACTGCGAGTGGGTGGACAGCCTGTCCCTGCGCAGCCTGGCTGACCACTGCAAGGCACTGGAGGCTGTAGACCTGACGGCCTGTCGCCAGCTGAAGGACGAGGCCATCTGCTATCTGGTGCAGAAGTGCAGCAGGCTCAAGTCTCTGTCGCTGGCTGTCAATGCCAATGTGGGCGATGTGGCAGTCGAGGAGATTGCTAAGTGCTGCCCTGAGCTGGAGCACCTGGACCTCACTGGGTGTCTGCGAGTCAAGAATGACTCCATCAG GGTCCTGGCTGAGTACTGTCCCAAGCTGCGCTCGCTGAAGGTGAAGCATTGCCACAATGTGGCCGAGTCCAGCCTGAGCATCCTCCGAAGCCGTGGGGTGGAGCTGGATGTGGAGCCTCCGCTGCAGAGGGCTCTCGTTCTCCTGCAGGACGTGGTTGGCTTCGCCCCTTTCATCAACCTCCAGATCTAG